A region of Culicoides brevitarsis isolate CSIRO-B50_1 chromosome 1, AGI_CSIRO_Cbre_v1, whole genome shotgun sequence DNA encodes the following proteins:
- the LOC134837933 gene encoding peptidyl-prolyl cis-trans isomerase FKBP2 gives MKSTFLILCVFTLFAASQVTGDDKPEPKLKIGVKKRVENCPIRSKKGDLLSMHYTGTLEDGTEFDSSIPRGDPLTFTLGMGQVIKGWDQGLLNMCEGEKRRLVIPPHLGYGDRGAGAKIPGGATLIFEVELVKIERKDEL, from the exons ATGAAGTCAACTTTcctaattttgtgtgtttttacgTTATTCGCTGCTTCTCAAGTGACCGGCGATGACAAACCTGAGCCCAAACTCAAGATAGGAGTCAAGAAACGTGTTGAAAATTGCCCCATTCGTTCCAAAAAGGGAGATTTATTGTCCATGCATTATACG ggaacCTTGGAAGATGGCACTGAATTTGACTCGAGCATTCCTCGTGGAGACCCACTAACCTTCACTCTCGGCATGGGTCAAGTCATCAAGGGATGGGATCAGGGTCTCTTGAATATGTGCGAAGGCGAGAAACGTCGCTTAGTGATTCCGCCCCATCTTGGCTATGGCGATCGCGGAGCTGGAGCGAAAATTCCCGGAGGCGCAACGCTAATATTCGAAGTTGAACTCGTGAAAATCGAACGAAAGGACgagttgtaa
- the LOC134837915 gene encoding transcription initiation factor TFIID subunit 12 produces the protein MSLNIGNNNTDQQNNCIEDQISAMASPNQANSPMQSGSAAGGSGAQGAKNSVESASQILTKPRLQELVREIDPTEQLDEDVEEILLQIADDFIENTVNAACMLAKHRKVSKVEVKDVQLHLERNWNMWIPGFGTEELRPYKRATVTEAHKQRLALIRKAIKKY, from the exons atgtctCTAAATATCGGGAATAATAATACAGATCAGCAAAATAACTGTATCGAGGACCAAATATCTGCGATGGCGTCACCAAATCAAGCCAACTCGCCCATGCAAAGTGGATCAGCAGCTGGCGGGAGTGGCGCTCAAGGTGCTAAAAATTCAGTCGAAAGTGCAAGTCAG ATCTTAACAAAGCCTCGTTTACAAGAACTCGTTCGCGAAATCGATCCCACAGAACAACTCGACGAAGATGTCGAAGAAATTCTCCTGCAAATTGCCGACGACTTTATCGAGAACACAGTAAATGCCGCCTGCATGCTCGCGAAACACAGAAAAGTCTCAAAAGTCGAAGTGAAAGATGTCCAATTGCATCTCGAGCGTAACTGGAATATGTGGATACCTGGTTTTGGCACCGAAGAATTGCGTCCGTATAAGAGAGCGACGGTGACAGAGGCACACAAACAACGTCTCGCCCTCATACGTAAAGCGATCAAAAAGTATTGA
- the LOC134829548 gene encoding tetraspanin-33-like, with protein sequence MPPAHYRYPTHNFTYVSSCVKYMIFLLNFIFWLFGGLLIGIGFYALIDKFHSTGFLKLDTIYDIILNISILMIIAGAVVFIVSFAGCLGALRENTCLLKFYSMCLLLFFLCEMGIAIVAFVFPHTMNGVLEEKFTDKIITSYRDDPDLQNFIDFAQQEFQCCGLSNAGYLDWGKNEYFNISSPSVERGGVPYSCCKNATDISSGLVNIMCGYHIQQLSVAAASKKIWTSGCIEIVRVWAERNLYTIAGVALGAAFSQLFVIYLAKTLEGQIELQKSRWS encoded by the coding sequence ATGCCTCCAGCACATTATCGTTACCCGACGCACAACTTCACCTACGTGAGCAGCTGCGTCAAATACATGATTTTCCTGCTCAACTTTATCTTTTGGCTCTTCGGTGGCCTTCTCATCGGAATCGGATTTTACGCTCTAATTGACAAATTTCACAGTACGGGATTTCTCAAGCTCGACACAATCTACGACATTATCTTGAACATTTCGATACTGATGATAATCGCGGGCGCCGTTGTCTTTATCGTGAGTTTCGCGGGATGTCTCGGTGCGCTGCGGGAGAACACTTGCTTGCTCAAATTCTACTCAatgtgtttgttgttgttcttcttGTGTGAAATGGGCATCGCCATTGTGGCATTTGTCTTTCCGCACACCATGAACGGCGTCTTGGAGGAAAAATTCACCGATAAAATTATCACCAGTTATCGCGACGATCCCGATTTGCAGAATTTCATCGATTTCGCGCAGCAAGAGTTCCAGTGTTGCGGTTTGTCGAACGCTGGCTACCTCGATTGGGGTAAAAATGAGTATTTTAATATCTCGTCGCCGAGTGTCGAGCGTGGCGGAGTGCCGTATTCGTGTTGCAAAAATGCCACAGACATCTCGTCGGGCCTCGTGAACATCATGTGCGGGTATCACATACAGCAGCTCAGTGTGGCAGCAGCCAGTAAGAAGATCTGGACCTCGGGATGCATTGAAATTGTGCGCGTTTGGGCTGAACGGAATCTCTATACGATTGCTGGTGTGGCCCTGGGGGCGGCATTTAGTCAACTTTTTGTCATCTATCTGGCCAAAACGCTCGAGGGGCAGATCGAATTGCAGAAATCACGATGGTCATGA
- the LOC134837618 gene encoding uncharacterized protein LOC134837618, translating into MTDELQAYQIEIETYESVIPELEKIWKNVGENVNLGPRCYKIYRHPTDIIVLEDLKHAGFQVADRHSVLKMDEIDLVLQWLAKFHAASVVYVQKNGPLSKTFNKGMFSKEHIGKSWGTHYNQLYKTFRMFKWDEKITAKLDKFGDSIYEKCCEAMEVDEKDLNVLNHGDIWILNILFAERDSKKDINVIDFQFASWGSPVQDLWFLISTSMNIDDRIQNLKKIVNDYHKYLVQNLKKLNYSGHIPTEEEFYSNFIKRGIIALGITIESFAAICIDKGLQIDFETVKREDPEAIEIRKKIFMNDRFMKTAEKYLKFLDELGIFDN; encoded by the exons ATGACTGATGAATTACAAGCTTATCAAATTGAAATCGAAACTTACGAATCAGTGATCCCAGAATTAgagaaaatatggaaaaatgttGGAGAAAATGTAAATCTTGGACCtcg gtgttacaaaatttatcgaCATCCAACTGATATCATTGTTTTAGAAGATCTTAAACATGCAGGTTTTCAAGTAGCTGATAGACATAGTGTTCTAAAAATGGATGAAATTGATCTTGTTTTACAATGGTTAGCTAAATTTCATGCTGCATCAGTAGTTTATGTGCAAAAG AATGGTCCTCTTAGCAAAACTTTCAACAAAGGCATGTTTTCAAAGGAGCATATTGGAAAATCTTGGGGTACTCATTACAATCAGCTATATAAGACTTTCAGAATGTTTAAAtgggatgaaaaaattacagcTAAACtt gaCAAATTTGGAGAttctatttatgaaaaatgctgCGAAGCCATGGAAGTTGatgaaaaagatttaaatgtCTTAAATCACGGAGATATTtggatattaaatattttatttgctgAAAGGGATtcaaaaaaagatataaatgtg ATTGACTTTCAATTTGCATCTTGGGGATCTCCTGTTCAAGATTTGtggtttttaatttcaacttcAATGAATATTGATGATCGGatccaaaatttaaagaaaatagttAATGATTATCATAAATACTTGgttcaaaatcttaaaaaattgaactattCAGGACATATTCCTACTGAGgaagaattttattcaaattttattaaacgtgGAATAATTg CTTTGGGAATTACAATCGAAAGCTTTGCTGCTATTTGTATTGATAAGGGATTACAAATTGACTTTGAAACTGTGAAACGTGAAGATCCCGAAGCAAttgaaattcgtaaaaaaatatttatgaatgatAGATTTATGAAAAcagctgaaaaatatttgaaatttttagatgaattGGGAATTTTTGATAACTGA